The Prunus persica cultivar Lovell chromosome G7, Prunus_persica_NCBIv2, whole genome shotgun sequence genome has a segment encoding these proteins:
- the LOC18769300 gene encoding uncharacterized protein LOC18769300 has translation MKKSGNLEISTTSQGKDLNPGTLPYNTSINSHTLFLNTPQESLTLSMSTTSMKEPPLSRRTRPTSQPKKLKLVCSFNGAFQPRPPSGKLRYVGGEARIVSVDRNIGFSKLRSKILDLCPNINPSFSLKYQLPGSGSDSATSPLVLIVSDDDVRCMIDEYDKLELDGKSARLWVFVCSNGNDNLNVHVNCVKGLKFSNGFESESPNIETHHLGGAPIDDKVAVKNPGAVRYGDESLRKMVLKQQLLAKQSALGRGFGVNESDMEMGCFGESQKCASYERPPIDLGPEQPVSINRDLLANRVGSNWGNNQVQFSVSRSNLLNPRYGNLRVETDSSGQCCSARSGQVSCNGVGMYSQSVPATQCSKPMNCSSGMKPTCNCCNAKKDLGNSGVVGISYLNRENVKPWEANCYSVKDQLSCHYSGESLGGTVYPVKSSYAGDKVCGGFNSSIRNHRFGVNDSRIQRCYQYHVRNHHRNNIAEMGNNRTKQGISVRKCYPGLRPNSNIAKQGQPMRAHNLNSWRHCYGFSEQTMEERVRMMDSNSVKDSYLMDVLCGNEKPSKWGGPALPQHRNLNPEESLLGCYGALTGVVDQSLLNSDATESSGPSVRRMDILEDLLTGSDFGNCEGPYRTSYENFHAVPVNCDLEKEVRLMDSQKVADTSGLPSEVGCGIGITLEGDNKLPNGEAVINSVINCENGTNGIQGSYSGVTSSVSISLHNLSLSSSKEAEAPQLSSHASSVVSSDVLLKPQSKPIDLMDEGQVTSGHLVDGSNGVASNPFSQNSAKKEKDSVQYEEVQQDPSSSIRIDGKANNGESLECFKVNGGTSSDPAAFYTHLATRELQTIKNSDLEFIKELGSGTYGTVYYGKWKGSDVAIKKIKPGCFTEGTVKEDRLLADFWKEARILGQLHHPNIVAFYGVVSDGPVTNLATVTEYMVNGSLKQVLQKKDRTIDRRKRLIIAMDAAFGMEYLHEKSIVHFDLKSHNFLVNMRDTQRPVCKVGDLGLSKIKQRTLVSGGVRGTIPWMAPELLNSQNNLVTEKVDVYSFGIVMWELLTGEEPYANLRSKELIAGIIKGSLRPEIPSWCDPMWRSLMERCWSSDPDSRPPFSEIAKELRAMSAAMNIK, from the exons ATGAAAAAGAGTGGCAACCTGGAAATTTCAACCACTTCTCAGGGTAAGGACTTGAACCCTGGCACACTCCCATACAATACAAGTATAAACTCTCACACTCTGTTTCTCAACACACCCCAAGaatcactcactctctctatGTCTACGACATCCATGAAAGAGCCACCTCTCTCTCGTCGCACAAGGCCCACTTCTCAGCCCAAGAAGCTCAAGCTGGTGTGCAGCTTCAATGGCGCCTTCCAGCCTAGACCACCTTCCGGGAAGCTCCGGTACGTCGGTGGTGAAGCCAGAATCGTATCCGTCGACCGAAACATCGGGTTCTCGAAGCTCCGATCAAAGATTTTGGATCTTTGCCCCAATATTAATCCCTCGTTTAGCCTCAAATACCAGCTTCCCGGTTCCGGCTCCGACTCCGCAACCTCCCCTCTCGTCCTCATCGTCTCCGACGACGACGTTCGGTGCATGATCGACGAGTACGACAAGCTCGAGCTCGACGGTAAGTCCGCGAGGCTCTGGGTCTTTGTTTGTAGCAATGGCAACGATAATCTTAATGTTCATGTTAATTGCGTGAAAGGACTGAAATTCAGTAATGGGTTTGAGTCCGAGAGCCCAAATATTGAGACCCATCATTTGGGCGGGGCTCCGATAGATGATAAGGTGGCGGTTAAAAACCCAGGGGCTGTACGGTATGGTGATGAGTCGCTGAGGAAGATGGTGTTGAAACAGCAATTGCTAGCAAAGCAATCGGCTTTAGGCCGTGGTTTTGGTGTTAATGAGAGTGATATGGAAATGGGTTGCTTTGGCGAGAGCCAAAAGTGTGCTTCATATGAACGTCCACCTATAGATTTAGGCCCTGAACAGCCAGTCTCGATCAACAGAGACTTGTTGGCTAACAGAGTAGGGAGTAACTGGGGTAATAATCAAGTGCAGTTTTCAGTGTCTCGGTCCAATCTATTGAATCCCAGATATGGGAATTTGCGTGTTGAAACAGATAGTTCTGGGCAGTGTTGTTCGGCGAGGTCGGGTCAGGTTTCCTGTAATGGGGTTGGGATGTATAGTCAGTCAGTCCCTGCAACACAGTGTTCGAAACCAATGAATTGTTCTTCGGGTATGAAACCAACTTGTAATTGTTGTAATGCTAAGAAGGATTTGGGAAACTCTGGAGTGGTTGGGATTAGCTATCTGAACAGAGAGAACGTTAAGCCTTGGGAAGCCAATTGTTATTCAGTGAAGGATCAATTGAGTTGTCATTATAGTGGTGAATCACTGGGGGGAACTGTGTATCCTGTCAAGTCTTCTTATGCCGGAGATAAGGTGTGTGGTGGCTTTAATAGCAGCATCCGTAACCATAGATTCGGTGTGAATGATTCTAGAATTCAGCGGTGTTATCAATACCATGTTCGGAATCATCATCGGAACAACATAGCTGAAATGGGGAACAACAGAACAAAGCAGGGGATTTCAGTACGGAAATGCTACCCCGGGCTCAGGCCAAATTCGAACATTGCAAAGCAGGGGCAGCCAATGAGAGCTCACAATCTAAATTCATGGAGGCATTGTTATGGTTTTTCTGAGCAAACAATGGAAGAAAGGGTGAGGATGATGGATTCTAATTCAGTGAAAGACAGTTACTTGATGGATGTCCTATGTGGTAATGAGAAACCGAGTAAATGGGGAGGCCCTGCACTTCCACAGCATAGGAATCTAAATCCTGAGGAATCCCTTTTAGGTTGTTATGGTGCATTGACTGGTGTGGTTGATCAATCGCTCTTGAACTCTGATGCCACTGAGAGTTCGGGCCCATCTGTGAGGAGAATGGACATTCTGGAAGATCTCTTAACTGGTTCTGACTTTGGGAACTGTGAAGGTCCATATCGGACTTcatatgaaaattttcatgCAGTGCCCGTCAATTGTGACCTTGAAAAGGAGGTGCGTCTGATGGACTCTCAGAAGGTTGCCGACACCTCTGGCTTACCCAGTGAAGTGGGATGTGGCATTGGAATCACATTGGAAGGTGATAACAAGTTGCCTAATGGAGAAGCAGTCATCAACTCTGTAATCAATTGTGAAAACGGCACTAATGGCATTCAAGGTTCATATAGCGGAGTAACATCTTCAGTGAGTATTTCTTTGCACAACCTTTCACTGTCATCATCCAAAGAAGCGGAAGCTCCTCAGCTCTCTTCTCATGCTAGCAGTGTTGTGTCTTCTGATGTCTTGCTAAAACCTCAATCAAAGCCTATAGATCTCATGGATGAAGGACAAGTTACCTCAGGCCATCTAGTTGATGGATCAAATGGAGTTGCATCTAATCCTTTCTCCCAGAATTCTgccaagaaagagaaagatagCGTGCAATATGAGGAGGTTCAGCAGGATCCTTCATCTAGTATAAGAATTGATGGAAAG GCCAACAATGGAGAAAGTCTTGAATGCTTTAAAGTAAATGGTGGAACCTCCAGTGATCCGGCTGCGTTTTATACTCATCTGGCCACTCGAGAGCTGCAG ACTATAAAAAATTCTGACCTTGAGTTCATAAAAGAACTTGGTTCGGGAACATACGGAACTGTTTACTATGGAAAGTGGAAGGGATCTGATGTTGCTATAAAAAAGATTAAGCCCGGTTGCTTTACTGAAGGCACAGTGAAGGAGGATCGATTG CTTGCTGACTTTTGGAAGGAAGCTCGCATACTAGGCCAGCTTCACCACCCAAATATTGTGGCATTCTATGGTGTAGTGTCAGATGGACCAGTGACAAATTTGGCAACAGTGACAGAGTACATGGTGAATGGCTCTTTAAAACAAGTTTTGCAAAAAAAAGATCG AACTATTGATCGTCGAAAGAGGCTGATTATAGCAATGGATGCAGCTTTTGGTATGGAATATCTTCATGAGAAGAGCATTGTCCATTTTGATTTGAAATCACATAACTTTCTCGTGAATATGAGGGACACTCAGCGCCCAGTGTGTAAG GTTGGTGATCTGGGTTTAtcaaaaatcaagcagaggacaCTTGTTTCCGGTGGAGTGCGAGGTACCATACCATGGATGGCTCCAGAACTTTTGAACAGCCAGAACAATTTGGTGACAGAGAAG GTTGATGTGTACTCATTTGGAATTGTGATGTGGGAACTCTTGACTGGGGAGGAACCCTATGCAAACTTGCGCTCAAAGGAACTAATAG CCGGTATAATCAAAGGCAGTCTGCGACCTGAAATCCCAAGCTGGTGCGATCCAATGTGGAGATCATTGATGGAGAGGTGCTGGTCATCTGATCCTGACTCTCGGCCACCCTTCTCAGAAATTGCAAAGGAGCTACGTGCCATGTCAGCTGCCATGAACATCAAGTGA